A window from Sinorhizobium fredii encodes these proteins:
- a CDS encoding type I polyketide synthase, translating to MTVEIIGRACLAPGAQSPQALFKILRQGMCTVSSVPGDRWDLARFWHPVMGMQGKTYSFAAGVLDTIYDFDPAVFGMSQREAMYMDPQQRVLLQLAWRALEDANISVASLNGENVGVYIGASSLDHANLTVEDPAAAGPYFMTGNTLSIVSNRISHVFGLSGPSMTVDTACSSSLVALDQAMRALNAGEIDTAIVGGVNILAHPLPFVGFAQARMLSPEGLCRAYDNDGAGYVRAEGGVVFVLRRSDRARRERDRSYARIVASGVNSAGRTNGISLPSREAQANLLKSIYDGNGIDANQVAFVEGHGTGTKVGDPAEVWSIGTVIGAKRRAPVPIGSIKSNIGHTEPASGLFGMLKAVLALEHNYLPASLHFDTPNEHIDFEGLNVRVTANPIELLKSKRTRLAGINSFGFGGANAHVVISDPDPVPQERTQAASAGHVFLASAHTQTSLENLLKDYKAALAGASKDETRAIIAASGANRTHMRHRFAARSDHPEDIVRAIASQLENPGSDIGEIGEAPVKDAKVAFVFSGNGSQWAGMGVDAFRENLHFRQSFTSVSALFKFHSEIDLKDLLTDPELDKKLADTKVAQPLLFAIQAALSDSLVAMGVKPAAVFGHSVGEIAAAYAAGALSLVDAVSIVAKRSLHQDLLAGQGTMAAVMLGEEAASAFAEARGLSEVCVAAVNAHNSVTISGPAQEVSAFRDAARKAKIPVQILDINYPFHHPIIDQAKEAFLADIPDIAPRRTELTYLSTVTGSALDGTELDPDYWWKNVREPVRFHAATDAALALGCRLFIEISPRPILASYVKETIKQAAVPATVVPTLLRDAGERGQDPISASMARAVAHGAAVDGLRVYGKRDAFIELPSLPFEPVELRPQATTDATDLFGRSGKPYRLTGWRGDPNSGSWKNHIDGHLFPDLAEHVVDGKAILPGSGFIEVAVSAAQQYYGSDEVEITNLEIVRPLELSDSRMMELSTILSPETGDIEIRSRERLSEDDWTVHAVARSRKPISVANGTRPSFSGLAKTGTVTPEKAYDTARHFGLDYGPRFQLLAKAIAYGDRLVDVELKAPAGPGHPLVTYALNPISVDATFHGLVALFDRFTGDKGGAPYIPVRFGSVRVVNAGTPIARATIEIDRVSANSIKARFHFFDASGKAIAHFDDCRFRRTYLRKHKTLDGLSFHYETVLSNVIVPGTTLKGAVPAKLTESVAESGVDNATLLFNAAIYRACHEIALKLARGKGAVQVAGLPGDFAFQCFLSNCLYALEDAGLCEHQDDSWKIAPEFTLPSVEEILGELYGERPDRAVEAVLVNNAYAEALSRLDLLLARAAGSETAAFNAGFISEATLDHQAVHSVASRSRMDQVLGMVERALAAQVGGARLRIVEFGSVSAGFTRRLADLAARHGTTLSVLEPRDNAQRNLEIAFEEDAHVRILKKSEFAGIGPFDLAVSASDNLYRLIEEEADVRTALRSMLRESGALVAAVSAPSIFGDFALGLSDGWFERSQTAEFPIGRLAAVSHWQKCLADLELDDVSVGDRECPHGNIILIEARCTATARPMARESGVGPYLLIEKDAPRGSGPAEAIPVVVSGDMAADVVVLGAALDRLGEKPVRAVFVSATADPAGDADSDLLQTQVLALSAFAEALKQRLANVEPTGAGRPRLVLVAPGGAPVAQTASSGVNSGLWTFVRVLQNEYEFLDVHALDLSEHSGVTREELLASALPLLTIEGSNREWLLDRAAGLISEIRAVAGPAVKTEGKTSAFPAATIRQRVSSQVSSIAWEETDVPRAGPGEIVVSVAATGLNFRDVMWAMGLLPEEALEDGFAGATIGMELSGHVLEVGEGVDDLAVGDAVMAIASAAFSTHAVVSRAGVAKLPQTISPVAAATLPVAFLTAYYAMVELGRIRAGETILIHGAAGGVGLAALQVAKLKGATVIATAGTREKRRFLTMLGADHVFDSRTLGFVNDVRAVTGGEGVDLVLNSLFAEAMEQSLALVKPFGRFLELGKRDYYADSKIGLRPFRRNVSYFGIDADQLLVNQPELTKRIFMEIGSLFDEGRLTPLPYRAFDFDEIGNAFRLMQNAGHIGKIVVLPPVAGKHEIAAKPRRGMKVDPDGMHLVVGGIGGFGLVAANWLVEKGARHIALCSRRGQPDAATSAMVDRWKKAGVTASLHACDVTDAAAVEALLANLRAQAPLRSIVHAAMVLDDALISNLNRERNRPVIEVKAKGAAMLDRLTRKDRLDNFILFSSATTLVGNPGQANYVAANGYLEGLARARRAEGLAGLAVGFGAIADAGYLTQNADVNDLLSKRIGKTALKAQMALDMVESHIAADPGSVDAAVVMISEIDWAAARNLPVAKNALFEVILRSADQHASGTEGTKMDLVAMIEGKSPQEAEDILFDLVAGEIAAILRVAKDTVTRGKILKEIGLDSLMAVELGISFQQNTGFDMPLSGVADNTTVGDVARKLYEKVSKRDQSGDAEPADDKLVTELTQRHIGAVKEKALSQ from the coding sequence ATGACTGTTGAAATCATAGGGCGTGCCTGCCTGGCACCTGGAGCGCAATCGCCGCAGGCGCTCTTCAAAATTCTCCGTCAAGGCATGTGCACCGTCTCCAGCGTGCCGGGCGACCGCTGGGACTTGGCGCGCTTCTGGCACCCGGTCATGGGAATGCAGGGCAAGACCTATTCCTTTGCCGCCGGCGTTCTCGACACGATCTACGATTTCGACCCGGCCGTGTTCGGCATGTCGCAGCGCGAGGCCATGTATATGGACCCGCAGCAGCGGGTGCTGCTGCAACTCGCCTGGCGCGCGCTGGAGGACGCGAATATCTCGGTCGCGTCGCTCAACGGCGAGAATGTCGGCGTGTATATCGGCGCATCGAGCCTCGATCATGCCAACCTGACGGTCGAGGACCCGGCGGCCGCCGGCCCCTATTTCATGACCGGCAACACGCTGTCGATCGTCTCCAACCGCATCTCGCATGTCTTCGGGCTGAGCGGCCCGAGCATGACGGTCGATACCGCCTGTTCCTCCTCGCTCGTCGCGCTCGACCAGGCGATGCGGGCGCTCAATGCCGGCGAGATCGACACGGCGATCGTCGGCGGGGTCAATATTCTCGCTCATCCGCTTCCCTTCGTCGGCTTCGCCCAGGCGCGCATGCTGTCGCCGGAGGGCCTCTGCCGCGCCTATGACAATGACGGCGCCGGCTATGTCCGCGCCGAGGGCGGCGTCGTCTTCGTGCTGCGGCGCTCCGACCGCGCTCGCCGCGAAAGAGACAGGAGCTATGCGAGGATTGTCGCCTCCGGCGTCAACTCGGCCGGCCGCACCAACGGCATCTCGCTGCCTTCGCGCGAGGCGCAGGCCAATCTGCTGAAGAGCATCTACGACGGCAACGGCATCGACGCCAACCAGGTGGCCTTCGTCGAAGGCCACGGCACCGGCACCAAGGTCGGCGATCCGGCCGAAGTGTGGTCCATCGGCACCGTCATCGGCGCCAAGCGCCGCGCGCCGGTGCCGATCGGCTCCATCAAGTCGAATATCGGCCACACCGAGCCCGCCTCCGGCCTGTTCGGCATGCTGAAGGCGGTGCTGGCGCTCGAGCACAACTACCTTCCGGCATCGCTGCATTTCGACACGCCGAACGAACATATCGATTTCGAGGGCCTCAACGTCCGCGTGACGGCCAATCCGATCGAGCTTCTGAAGAGCAAGCGCACCCGGCTCGCCGGCATCAACTCCTTCGGCTTCGGCGGCGCCAATGCGCATGTCGTCATCAGCGATCCGGATCCGGTCCCGCAGGAAAGGACGCAGGCGGCATCGGCGGGCCACGTGTTCCTTGCCAGCGCCCACACGCAAACGAGCCTCGAGAACCTGCTCAAGGACTACAAGGCGGCCTTGGCGGGCGCTTCCAAGGACGAGACCCGCGCCATCATCGCCGCCTCGGGTGCGAACCGCACCCATATGCGCCACCGTTTTGCGGCGCGCAGCGACCACCCCGAGGATATCGTCCGGGCGATCGCCAGCCAGCTGGAAAATCCCGGTTCCGATATCGGCGAAATCGGCGAGGCGCCGGTCAAGGATGCCAAGGTCGCCTTCGTCTTCTCCGGCAACGGCTCGCAATGGGCCGGCATGGGCGTCGACGCCTTCCGCGAAAACCTGCATTTCCGCCAGTCCTTCACCTCGGTCAGCGCGCTCTTCAAGTTCCACTCGGAAATCGATCTCAAGGACCTTTTGACCGATCCGGAGCTCGACAAGAAGCTCGCCGACACCAAGGTCGCCCAGCCGCTGCTGTTTGCGATCCAGGCTGCGCTTTCCGACTCGCTCGTGGCGATGGGTGTCAAGCCGGCCGCGGTGTTCGGCCACTCGGTCGGCGAGATTGCCGCAGCCTATGCGGCAGGCGCCCTGTCGCTGGTCGATGCCGTATCGATCGTCGCCAAGCGCTCGCTGCATCAGGACCTGCTGGCGGGCCAGGGCACGATGGCGGCCGTGATGCTCGGCGAAGAGGCGGCCAGCGCCTTTGCTGAGGCGCGCGGCCTCAGCGAAGTCTGCGTCGCAGCCGTCAACGCGCATAATTCGGTGACGATTTCCGGGCCGGCGCAGGAGGTCAGTGCCTTCCGCGACGCCGCCCGCAAGGCGAAGATCCCGGTTCAGATCCTCGACATCAACTACCCGTTCCACCATCCGATCATCGACCAGGCGAAAGAGGCGTTCCTCGCCGATATCCCCGATATCGCCCCGCGCCGGACGGAACTGACCTATCTGTCGACGGTCACAGGCAGCGCGCTCGACGGTACCGAGCTCGATCCGGACTATTGGTGGAAGAATGTCCGCGAGCCGGTGCGTTTCCACGCGGCCACCGATGCGGCGCTCGCGCTCGGCTGCCGGCTGTTCATCGAAATTTCCCCGCGGCCAATCCTCGCCTCCTACGTCAAGGAGACGATCAAGCAGGCGGCGGTTCCGGCAACTGTCGTGCCGACCTTGCTTCGCGATGCCGGCGAGAGGGGTCAGGACCCGATCTCCGCGTCGATGGCGCGGGCGGTCGCCCATGGTGCGGCGGTCGACGGCTTGCGCGTCTATGGCAAGCGCGACGCCTTCATCGAGCTGCCGAGCCTGCCCTTCGAACCGGTCGAACTGCGCCCGCAGGCGACCACCGACGCGACCGACCTTTTCGGTCGCTCCGGCAAGCCCTACCGCCTGACCGGCTGGCGCGGCGACCCCAATAGCGGCAGCTGGAAAAACCATATCGACGGCCATCTTTTCCCGGATCTCGCCGAACATGTCGTCGACGGCAAGGCGATCCTGCCGGGCAGCGGTTTCATCGAGGTGGCGGTCTCCGCCGCGCAGCAATATTACGGCAGCGACGAGGTCGAGATCACCAATCTCGAGATCGTCCGGCCGCTCGAGCTCAGCGACAGCCGGATGATGGAACTCTCGACCATCCTGTCGCCGGAAACCGGCGACATCGAGATCCGGTCGCGCGAGCGCCTGTCGGAGGACGACTGGACGGTGCATGCGGTGGCTAGAAGCCGCAAGCCGATATCCGTTGCCAACGGAACGCGGCCCTCCTTCTCCGGTCTCGCCAAGACCGGCACCGTCACTCCGGAAAAGGCCTATGACACGGCCAGGCACTTCGGGCTCGACTACGGTCCACGCTTCCAATTGCTCGCCAAGGCGATCGCGTATGGGGACCGGCTGGTCGATGTCGAGCTGAAGGCTCCGGCCGGGCCGGGGCACCCCCTCGTCACCTACGCGCTCAATCCGATCTCCGTCGACGCGACCTTCCACGGGCTGGTCGCGCTCTTCGACCGCTTCACCGGCGACAAGGGCGGCGCGCCCTATATCCCGGTCCGTTTCGGTTCGGTGCGCGTCGTCAATGCAGGCACGCCGATTGCGCGCGCGACGATCGAGATCGACCGTGTCAGCGCCAATTCGATCAAGGCCCGATTCCACTTCTTCGACGCAAGCGGCAAAGCGATCGCGCATTTCGACGATTGTCGTTTCCGCCGCACCTATCTGCGCAAGCACAAGACGCTCGACGGCCTGTCCTTCCACTACGAGACGGTTCTGTCCAATGTGATCGTGCCGGGCACGACACTTAAAGGCGCGGTGCCCGCGAAGCTGACGGAATCGGTCGCCGAAAGCGGCGTCGACAACGCGACGCTGCTCTTCAACGCGGCGATCTATCGCGCCTGTCATGAAATCGCGCTCAAGCTGGCGCGTGGCAAAGGCGCGGTCCAGGTCGCCGGCCTGCCGGGCGACTTCGCCTTCCAGTGCTTCCTGTCGAACTGCCTCTACGCGCTCGAGGATGCCGGGCTCTGCGAACATCAGGACGACAGCTGGAAAATCGCGCCGGAGTTCACGCTGCCGTCCGTCGAGGAGATCCTCGGCGAACTCTATGGCGAGCGTCCCGACCGCGCCGTCGAAGCGGTGCTGGTCAACAACGCCTATGCGGAAGCGCTGAGCCGCCTCGACCTGTTGCTGGCCAGAGCGGCGGGGAGCGAAACGGCGGCCTTCAACGCCGGCTTCATCAGCGAGGCGACGCTCGATCATCAGGCCGTTCACTCGGTGGCAAGCCGTTCGCGCATGGATCAGGTCCTCGGCATGGTCGAGCGCGCCCTCGCCGCACAGGTTGGCGGCGCGCGCCTGCGGATCGTCGAGTTCGGCAGCGTCTCCGCCGGCTTCACGCGGCGCTTGGCCGATCTGGCGGCACGGCATGGAACGACCCTGTCGGTCCTCGAGCCGCGGGACAATGCGCAACGCAATCTCGAGATCGCTTTCGAGGAAGACGCGCATGTGCGCATTCTGAAGAAGAGCGAATTCGCCGGGATCGGACCCTTCGATCTCGCCGTCAGCGCTTCGGACAACCTTTATCGATTGATCGAAGAGGAAGCCGATGTCCGCACCGCGCTTCGTTCGATGCTGCGGGAAAGCGGCGCGCTGGTTGCCGCCGTCAGTGCTCCGTCGATCTTCGGCGATTTTGCGCTCGGCCTCTCCGACGGCTGGTTCGAACGCAGCCAGACGGCGGAGTTCCCGATCGGCAGGCTCGCCGCGGTATCGCATTGGCAGAAATGTCTGGCCGATCTCGAACTTGACGATGTCAGCGTCGGCGATCGCGAATGCCCGCACGGCAATATAATCCTGATCGAGGCGCGCTGCACCGCGACAGCGAGGCCGATGGCAAGGGAGTCTGGCGTTGGTCCCTATCTGCTGATCGAAAAAGACGCACCGCGCGGCTCCGGTCCTGCCGAGGCCATTCCGGTCGTCGTGTCGGGCGACATGGCTGCCGACGTCGTCGTGCTCGGGGCAGCGCTCGACAGGCTCGGCGAAAAGCCGGTCCGCGCGGTTTTCGTCTCTGCAACGGCAGATCCCGCCGGCGACGCCGACTCCGACTTGCTGCAGACGCAGGTGCTGGCGCTTAGCGCCTTTGCCGAAGCGCTGAAGCAGCGCCTCGCGAACGTGGAGCCGACCGGCGCCGGGCGTCCCCGCCTCGTGCTGGTGGCGCCGGGCGGCGCTCCGGTGGCTCAGACGGCAAGCTCGGGCGTCAATTCGGGACTGTGGACATTCGTCCGCGTGCTGCAGAACGAGTATGAGTTCCTCGACGTTCACGCGCTCGACCTCTCCGAACATTCCGGAGTAACCCGCGAGGAGTTGCTTGCCTCGGCGCTGCCGCTGCTCACCATTGAAGGCTCCAACCGCGAATGGCTGCTCGATCGGGCAGCGGGACTGATTTCGGAAATCCGGGCCGTCGCCGGTCCGGCAGTCAAGACCGAAGGCAAGACCAGCGCTTTCCCGGCTGCGACCATTCGCCAGCGCGTCAGCTCCCAGGTCAGCAGCATCGCCTGGGAAGAAACCGACGTGCCTAGGGCCGGACCGGGTGAGATCGTCGTCTCCGTCGCCGCCACGGGGCTTAACTTCCGCGACGTCATGTGGGCCATGGGCCTGCTGCCGGAAGAGGCGCTCGAAGACGGCTTTGCCGGCGCGACGATCGGCATGGAACTTTCCGGCCATGTGCTCGAAGTGGGCGAGGGCGTCGACGATCTCGCCGTCGGCGATGCGGTGATGGCGATCGCCTCAGCCGCCTTCTCGACGCATGCCGTTGTCTCTCGGGCGGGCGTCGCCAAGCTGCCGCAGACGATCAGCCCGGTGGCCGCCGCCACCCTGCCGGTTGCCTTCCTCACCGCCTATTATGCGATGGTCGAGCTCGGCCGGATTCGGGCGGGCGAGACGATCCTCATTCACGGCGCTGCCGGCGGGGTCGGTCTTGCCGCACTCCAGGTTGCCAAGCTGAAGGGCGCCACGGTCATCGCAACAGCCGGAACCCGCGAGAAGCGGCGGTTCCTGACGATGCTGGGGGCCGACCACGTCTTCGATTCCCGGACGCTCGGCTTCGTCAATGACGTTCGCGCCGTGACCGGCGGCGAAGGGGTGGACCTTGTCCTCAACTCGCTCTTCGCCGAGGCGATGGAGCAGAGTCTCGCCCTCGTCAAACCGTTCGGGCGGTTCTTGGAACTCGGCAAGCGCGACTATTACGCGGACAGCAAGATCGGTCTCAGGCCGTTCCGCCGCAATGTCAGCTATTTCGGCATCGACGCCGACCAGCTCCTCGTCAACCAGCCGGAGCTGACCAAGCGCATCTTCATGGAGATCGGTTCGCTGTTCGACGAGGGCCGGCTGACGCCGCTTCCCTATCGCGCCTTCGATTTCGACGAGATCGGCAATGCCTTCCGGCTAATGCAGAACGCCGGCCATATCGGCAAGATCGTCGTACTGCCGCCGGTCGCCGGCAAGCACGAGATCGCCGCCAAGCCGCGTCGCGGCATGAAGGTCGATCCTGACGGCATGCATCTGGTCGTCGGCGGCATCGGCGGCTTCGGCCTTGTCGCCGCCAATTGGCTTGTCGAGAAGGGCGCCCGCCACATCGCCCTCTGTTCACGCCGCGGCCAGCCGGATGCCGCCACGAGCGCGATGGTCGACCGCTGGAAAAAGGCCGGCGTGACGGCATCGCTCCACGCCTGCGACGTAACCGACGCCGCTGCCGTCGAAGCGCTCCTCGCGAACCTTCGGGCGCAGGCGCCGCTGCGCTCGATCGTGCACGCGGCAATGGTGCTCGACGATGCGTTGATCAGCAATCTCAACCGCGAGCGAAACCGACCGGTCATCGAGGTGAAGGCGAAGGGCGCGGCGATGCTCGACCGCCTGACGCGGAAGGATCGGCTCGACAACTTCATCCTGTTCTCCTCCGCGACCACCCTCGTCGGCAATCCGGGCCAGGCGAACTACGTCGCGGCCAACGGCTATCTCGAGGGCCTCGCCCGCGCACGGCGCGCCGAGGGGCTGGCCGGCCTGGCCGTCGGCTTCGGCGCCATCGCCGACGCGGGTTACCTGACGCAGAACGCCGACGTGAACGACCTTCTTTCCAAGCGCATCGGCAAGACGGCGCTCAAGGCGCAGATGGCACTCGACATGGTCGAAAGCCATATCGCCGCCGATCCGGGCAGCGTCGATGCCGCCGTGGTGATGATCTCCGAGATCGACTGGGCGGCGGCACGCAACTTGCCGGTTGCCAAGAACGCCCTCTTCGAGGTGATCCTGCGCAGCGCCGACCAGCACGCCTCCGGCACCGAGGGTACTAAGATGGACCTGGTGGCGATGATCGAGGGCAAGTCGCCGCAGGAGGCCGAGGATATCCTGTTCGATCTGGTGGCCGGCGAGATCGCCGCCATTCTCCGTGTCGCCAAGGATACGGTGACGCGCGGCAAGATCCTGAAGGAAATCGGTCTCGACAGCCTGATGGCGGTCGAGCTCGGCATCAGCTTCCAGCAGAATACCGGCTTCGACATGCCGCTCAGCGGCGTTGCCGACAACACGACCGTCGGCGACGTGGCCCGCAAGCTGTATGAAAAGGTCAGCAAGCGCGATCAGAGCGGCGATGCAGAACCGGCCGACGACAAGCTCGTCACCGAACTGACGCAACGCCATATCGGAGCAGTCAAGGAAAAAGCACTGAGCCAATGA
- a CDS encoding polysaccharide biosynthesis/export family protein: MKRVTALLLCTALAGCQAVPGEGPLTSDIVAEAGQSGSQIGRKNATVFDIIDIDGQSARLVSEYVATTLSRRFGIGGGVGQVVIGVGDQLKVTIFEAGSDGLFSTTESKQTSIDLVVQPDGKAAIPYVGSVPFAGLTLEQARQAILDALKQKAVEPDVIVTSTSTASRIVTVSGAVGRPSVVPLNLVSETINEVIAKAGGPSAQPYETYVTLVRGKKTGTVLLKSIIESPSENIHVKPGDQIFVTRDPRTFTVLGQVRANQRVEFGANDLNLLEAVALAGGGSDRTIDAKGYFVFRYEEPDIVMSLLGRERFNTMLSKGMQPDRVGRYPIVYRFNMTNPDSLIVGQTFPIKNRDVIYASRHPSVDITKFMEFIARPIGIANSGVNVADNINDLNN; the protein is encoded by the coding sequence GTGAAACGAGTGACTGCCCTTCTGCTTTGTACCGCGCTTGCGGGATGTCAGGCTGTACCGGGCGAGGGGCCGCTGACCAGCGATATCGTCGCAGAAGCCGGCCAGTCGGGATCGCAGATCGGCAGGAAGAACGCCACCGTTTTCGACATCATTGATATCGATGGCCAGTCCGCGCGGCTCGTTTCCGAATATGTGGCGACGACGCTGAGCCGCCGCTTCGGCATCGGCGGTGGCGTCGGCCAGGTGGTGATCGGCGTCGGCGACCAGCTGAAAGTCACGATTTTCGAGGCGGGCAGCGACGGGCTGTTTTCCACAACGGAATCGAAACAGACGAGCATTGATCTCGTCGTCCAGCCGGACGGCAAGGCGGCGATCCCCTACGTCGGCTCCGTTCCCTTCGCCGGCCTGACGCTGGAACAGGCGCGCCAGGCGATCCTCGACGCCTTGAAGCAAAAGGCCGTCGAGCCGGACGTCATCGTCACCTCGACGTCGACCGCGTCGCGCATCGTCACCGTCTCGGGCGCCGTCGGCCGCCCCTCGGTGGTGCCGCTCAATCTTGTCAGCGAAACCATTAACGAGGTGATCGCCAAGGCCGGCGGTCCCTCGGCGCAGCCCTACGAGACCTATGTGACGCTGGTGCGCGGCAAGAAGACCGGAACGGTTCTCTTGAAGTCGATCATCGAGAGCCCGTCGGAAAACATCCATGTGAAACCGGGCGATCAGATCTTCGTCACCCGCGACCCGCGCACCTTCACGGTCCTCGGCCAGGTGCGCGCCAACCAGCGGGTCGAGTTCGGCGCCAACGACCTGAACCTGCTGGAAGCGGTGGCGCTCGCCGGCGGCGGGTCGGATCGGACCATCGATGCAAAGGGCTATTTCGTCTTCCGCTACGAGGAGCCGGACATCGTCATGAGTTTGCTCGGCCGGGAGCGCTTCAACACCATGCTGAGCAAGGGCATGCAGCCCGACAGGGTCGGCCGCTATCCGATCGTCTACCGCTTCAACATGACGAACCCGGACAGCCTGATCGTCGGACAGACCTTCCCGATCAAGAACCGCGATGTCATCTACGCCTCGCGCCATCCGTCGGTCGACATCACGAAGTTCATGGAGTTCATCGCGCGGCCGATCGGCATTGCGAATTCCGGCGTCAACGTGGCTGACAACATCAACGATCTCAACAATTGA
- the pncA gene encoding bifunctional nicotinamidase/pyrazinamidase → MAEDALIVIDMQNDFCPGGALAVAGGDDIVPIVNRLIEAAPHVILTQDWHPAGHSSFASSYPGKAPFQTVTMPYGEQTLWPDHCVQGSPGADFHPGLRWTPAELVVRKGFRTGIDSYSAFFENDHRTPTGLAGYLRERGISKLSLCGLATDFCVAYSALDAVAQGFSTSVVLGACRGIDLNGSLAAMTGRMRDAGVELI, encoded by the coding sequence ATGGCTGAAGACGCCCTGATCGTCATCGACATGCAGAACGACTTCTGCCCCGGGGGCGCGCTTGCCGTGGCGGGCGGCGATGACATCGTGCCGATCGTCAACCGCCTGATCGAAGCCGCGCCGCACGTCATCCTGACGCAGGACTGGCACCCGGCCGGGCATTCGAGCTTCGCTTCGAGCTATCCCGGCAAGGCGCCTTTCCAGACGGTGACGATGCCCTATGGCGAACAGACGCTCTGGCCGGATCACTGCGTCCAGGGAAGTCCGGGAGCCGATTTTCATCCCGGCCTGCGATGGACGCCGGCGGAACTGGTGGTGCGCAAGGGCTTCCGCACGGGCATCGACAGCTATTCCGCCTTCTTCGAGAACGATCATCGGACCCCGACGGGGCTTGCCGGCTACCTGCGCGAGCGCGGCATCTCCAAACTGTCGCTCTGCGGTCTGGCAACGGATTTCTGCGTCGCCTATTCGGCGCTCGATGCGGTTGCCCAGGGTTTTTCGACCTCCGTCGTGCTCGGTGCCTGTCGCGGCATCGATCTGAACGGATCGCTGGCCGCGATGACCGGGCGCATGCGCGACGCGGGCGTTGAACTGATCTAG
- the pncB gene encoding nicotinate phosphoribosyltransferase: protein MPKTDIARRVYNHTWKLDPIIRSLLDTDFYKLLMLQMIWQLYPDVDATFSLINRTKTVRLAEEIDEQELRDQLDHARTLRFTKKEMIWLAGNTFYGRKQIFSPEFLSWLAKFRLPEYELSRRDGQFELTFRGRWVETTMWEIPALAIINELRSRAAMKGLGPFTLDVLYARAKAKMWSKVEQLRHYPNLRISDFGTRRRHSFLWQRWCVEALKEGIGASFSGSSNVLLAMDNDLEALGTNAHELPMVAAALARNDRELAAAPYRVLQDWNQLYGGNLLIVLPDAFGTAAFLRNAPDWVADWTGFRPDSAPPIEGGEKIVAWWKKMGRDPQDKLLIFSDGLDVDTIIKTYRHFEGRVRMSFGWGTNLTNDFAGCAPTEISGLNPISIVCKVSEANGRPAVKLSDNPRKATGDPAEVQRYLKFFGTEDFVEQSVRV from the coding sequence ATGCCAAAGACCGATATCGCGCGGCGGGTCTATAACCACACCTGGAAGCTCGACCCGATCATCCGCAGCCTGTTGGACACGGACTTCTACAAGCTCCTGATGCTGCAGATGATCTGGCAGCTCTATCCGGATGTCGACGCGACCTTCTCGCTGATCAACCGCACAAAAACCGTGCGGCTTGCCGAGGAAATTGACGAACAGGAACTGCGCGACCAGCTCGATCATGCCCGCACCCTGCGCTTCACCAAGAAGGAGATGATATGGCTAGCCGGTAACACATTCTACGGCCGCAAGCAGATCTTCTCGCCGGAATTCCTCTCCTGGCTCGCGAAGTTCCGCTTGCCCGAATACGAGCTGTCGCGCCGCGACGGCCAGTTCGAGCTGACCTTCCGCGGCCGCTGGGTCGAGACCACCATGTGGGAGATCCCGGCGCTGGCGATCATCAACGAACTGCGCTCGCGCGCCGCGATGAAGGGCCTCGGTCCCTTCACGCTCGACGTGCTCTATGCGCGCGCCAAGGCCAAGATGTGGTCGAAGGTCGAGCAACTGCGGCACTATCCGAACCTGCGGATTTCCGACTTCGGCACCCGCCGCCGGCACAGCTTCCTGTGGCAGCGCTGGTGCGTGGAGGCGCTGAAGGAAGGCATCGGCGCCTCTTTCTCCGGCTCGAGCAACGTGCTTCTCGCCATGGATAACGATCTCGAGGCGCTCGGCACCAACGCCCACGAACTGCCGATGGTGGCCGCAGCCCTTGCCCGCAACGACCGGGAGCTCGCCGCCGCCCCCTACAGGGTGCTGCAGGACTGGAACCAGCTCTATGGCGGCAATCTGCTGATCGTTCTGCCGGATGCCTTCGGAACCGCCGCCTTCTTGCGCAACGCGCCCGACTGGGTGGCGGACTGGACCGGCTTTCGGCCCGACAGCGCCCCGCCGATCGAGGGCGGCGAGAAGATCGTCGCCTGGTGGAAGAAAATGGGCCGGGATCCGCAGGACAAGCTGTTGATCTTTTCCGACGGGCTCGACGTCGACACGATCATCAAGACCTACCGCCATTTCGAGGGGCGCGTGCGTATGAGCTTCGGCTGGGGGACCAACCTGACCAATGATTTCGCCGGCTGCGCGCCGACCGAGATCAGCGGCCTCAACCCGATTTCGATCGTCTGCAAGGTCAGCGAAGCCAACGGCCGTCCGGCCGTCAAGCTGTCGGACAATCCGCGCAAGGCGACCGGCGACCCGGCCGAGGTGCAGCGCTATCTGAAGTTCTTCGGAACGGAGGATTTCGTCGAACAGAGCGTCCGGGTGTGA